DNA from Thermococcus argininiproducens:
TAGAATAGATATCACAGCTCCGGACTATTACAAAGCCGAAGGAGTATTAGAGAAAATAGCCTCTGAGATATTAAATGTTATAAAACAAGCTGGTGGAGAGGCTTCTTTAATAAGAAAAGAGAAGAAGATTCGTAAGATAAAGAGGAGAGAGGCATGAGGTTTAGAATTAAGAAATGTCCAAAGTGTGGACGGTACACTTTAAAAGAGACTTGTCCAGTTTGTGGTGAAAAGACAAAGCTAGCTCATCCTCCAAAGTTTTCCCCTGAAGATCCATATGGGGAGTACAGGAGGAAACTGAAAAAAGAAGTACTTGGTATAGGGGTGAAAAAATGAAAGAGAGTATTATAGTTGTCTATGAAAGACCAGAAATATATGATCCAGTCTTTATAGAAGGGCTTCCCGGTATAGGATTAGTTGGTAAACTTGCTGCAGAACATCTGATTCAAGAACTCAATGCAAAGAAGTTTGCTGAACTTTATTCTCCTCACTTCATGCATCAGGTTATAGTAAAAAAAGACTCAACGGTAGATCTAATGAGGAATGAGTTTTACTACTGGAAAAGTCCAGATGACGAGCATAGAGACTTGATAATTATTACTGGGGATACTCAAGTTCCTCCAACCGACAGTTATGGGCATTTTGAGGTTGTAGGGAAAATGCTTGACTTTGTTGAGCAGTTTGGCACAAGGGAAATAATCACAATGGGGGGTTATCAAGTCCCTGAACTTGAGGGAGAACCGAAAGTTCTTGCTTCCTTCACTGATCTGGAAACAAAGGAAAAGTACAAAGGACTCCCAGTGATTTTCAGAGAGGACGAAGGAGGAGCAATCGTTGGAGCTGCAGGTCTTCTCTTGGGGATCGGAAAACTCAGAGGAATGAAGGGAGTATGTTTCCTTGGGGAGAGCCTTGGCTACATTGTGGATGCAAAGGCTGCAAAGGCAGTTTTAAGTGTTGTGGCTAAAGTGCTTAACCTAGAATTAGACATGAGCGCACTTGATGAGAGGGCCAAAGAAACTGAAGAAATCCTCAGGAAAGTACAGGAAATGCAGAGAGCAATGTTTGAGCAACAAGTTCCACAGCCAACCCACGAAGAGGAGGATAGAGGATACCTCTGACTTATTTTTCCCTTTTTGAGGTGTCTTTATGTTTGTTGATGCAGATCTTCATATCCATTCACGATATTCTAAGGCTGTTTCAAAGCTTATGACTTTTCCAATTTTAGCTGAGAATGCAAAGCTTAAAGGATTAGGGATTGTAGGTACTGGAGATATTTTAAACCCAAAATGGGAAGAGGAACTCCTCAAACATGCTCAAAAAGTTGATGAGGGTACTTATGAAATAAAGGGAATAAAGTTTCTTCTTACAGCAGAGGTAGAAGATAATAAAAGGGTACATCATCTTCTTCTCTTTCCTAATATTGAAGCAGTAAAAGAAATGCGAGAAAGACTTGGGCGCTATTCTAACGACATTAATAGTGAGGGTAGGCCCCATTTAACAATAAACGCTGCTGCAATAGCGGATTTAGCAAACGAGGTGGGAGCCCTAATTGGCCCAAGTCATGCCTTTACCCCATGGACTGCATTATATAAAGAGTACGACAGCTTAAAAGAGGCATATGATAACGTAAAAATTCATTTTCTTGAATTAGGGCTTTCTGCTGATTCATACATGGCTGATAAGATTAAAGCTCATCATAAGCTCGTATATTTATCAAATTCTGATGCTCATTCTCCACAACCACATCGCCTTGGAAGAGAGTTTAACCGTTTTGAGATCAAGGAAGCAACTTTTGAAGAAGTTAAAAAAGCTATCTTGAAACGGGCTGGAAGAAAAATTATTCTTAATGCTGGTTTGGATCCAAGACTGGGAAAATATCATTTGACTGCATGTTCAAGGTGTTACACCAAATACCGACTTGAAGATGCAAAAAGACTAGGATGGAGATGTGAACTCTGCGGGGGGATTATAAAGAAGGGCGTTTACGATAGGATTCTTGAGCTTGCAGATACGGATGAAAAGCCCAAGGATAGGCCTCCTTACCTCCACCTTGCCCCTCTAGCTGAAATAATCGCAATGGTTCTTAACAAAGGAGTTGAAACCAAGTCTGTAAAGAGTATATGGGAACGTCTTCTGAAAGAATTTGGAAGTGAGATCAGGATTCTTGTCGATGCTCCTATAGAGGCTATAGCAGAGCTTATTGGGAACGACATAGCGAAAGCAATCTGGGCTTTCAGGAATGAGAAACTTATTGTTGTTCCTGGTGGAGGAGGAAAATACGGGGAGATAAAACTACCTGAGGAAGTTAAAAAAGCAAAACTTGAGGATCTCGAGAACATTGAGGTTCGGGGAGAAGACGTGTATTATAAGCCTAAACAAAGTTCAATCTTAAGCTTTTTGAAAAAAACTGATTAAATTTTCTCTCATTGAAACTTCTTCTGAAGTCTTTTTGATATAGAATGTTTACTCTAGGAATGAAGGTAGCATAATTGATTTAACTTCTGAAAGCAAATAGAAAATTGATAATCAAATTACTTGGTTAATTGCAACATTAAACAAATCTTGAGATTTACGTTGACTATATTAAAATCTTGGAGGAACTATCAAAGATCTGGGATGACAAAATATGAAATGGGGGATATTTCATAGAGTGATAGGACTCTTTCCCCAAAGGTTTAAATTTTTCGTTGTTTTTGTGGGATCTCATCTCCTAGCCGTAATAAGTATTCTTATCCCGAAAGACTCTAAGAGAATAATGCTTATTTCATACCCCTCTTTTGCTGGCAATATGAGGTACATTTATGAACGAATGAAAGAGCTGGAACAGTTTAGGGATTATAAGTTCATATGGCCGGTTGAAAATAAAGGGGTGTTTGGAAAGCGTGAAAATACAAAGTTTGTTATGTATGGAACAGTTGAATATCTGTGGCAATTATTGAGGTCAAAATACATATTTTCTTCTCAAAGAATTCCTTACTGGAAGGCTAAAAATCAAATTGGAGTCATGATCTGGCATGCAGTTCCAGGAAAAAGAGGTTTTTGGTTTGACAAACGATACCAGAGCTGGGTTGGGAGACTTATTTTAAAAAGTACTCTAAGAAAAATAGACTATGTTGTTGCAACTTCTGAGTTTACAAAGGTGTTATTTTCTGCAATTTTCCACATACATCCAGAAAAGATCTTAGTTTTGGGCATGCCCAGATGTGACGCACTCTTCAAAGAAAAAGGGGAGGCACTAAAAAGGCTAGAGAGTCTCTTAGGCTCGAAGATTAAAAACAGAAGGATCGTATTTTACTTGCCAACTTTCAGAGATTATGATAGGAGGGTTACACAAGAGCTGTTTACTAACCTTGTAAAAGACCAGAAATTTAGAGAATACTTAGAACAGAGAAAGGCACTTTTTATTTTCAAACCTCATCCGCATGATGAGGTATTTGTTAAAAAGTATTCTGATGAGTACATTAGGGTAATAACTAATCACGAGTTGATGGAAGCAGGGTTGACACTTTATGATATTCTTCCTGCAGCAGATATTTTGGTGACAGATTATTCTTCCGTATTTAGAGATTACCTTCTTTTGAATAGGCCGGTGATATTCTATATTCCGGATAAGAAAAAATATTGTGAAACAAGAGGATTAGTTTTGGAGCCATTTGAACTTTGGACCCCAGGAGATAAAGCAAAGACTGTTGAGGAATTACTGAAAGCTTTGGACGAAGCTTTTGAGAATCCTAAAAAATGGGAAAAGGAACGGCTTTGGCTTAGAGATTTGTTCTTTAAATACAAAGACGATAGATCCAGTGACAGAGTTATAGAGTACTTCTGGCCGCTAAGCTCCGTTAAGAAGTAAGAGAGAAGTAACTCGAAGGTCATCTTTATACGTTATCTTGAAGTTGAAACTTGTTGATTCATAGGCATAAATCTTTACCTCTGGTAGATATTTGCGGAGAAGCTCTATGTCACTTTCAATATTCAAAAATTCTGAGTTTGGGACCATATTTATTAAGGTTTTAAGAATCTCACTTCTGTAAGCGACAGGTGATTTACAAAGCCTTAATTCCTGTCTATTCAGGACTTTGGATACAAATTCTCCATTAACCCTTACCACATAACTCGGAATTTTTGAACAGAAACTTATCACATCATATCTGTTCAAGAGTTTTATCATCTCGCTAAGTACATACGAAGATACAAAAGGTCGGTCTGCAATGTGGATTATTACTCTCTCCACGTCTTCATCTAGTGCTAAGACACCGTCTTTGAGAGATTCGTTTTTTGTTCTGCCCCCATCAATAATTTTTGTGAGCTTGGAATATCTATTTTTAAGATGTTCAATTATTTTGCTGTATTGAGAATCGCTAACGACATATATCTCATCAATTTCTTCTGTTTTCTCTAGCTTTTCAATTGAATACTCAATCAGCATCTTGTTCCCGACATATAAGAACTGTTTTGGTATAGGGCTGCCGATTCTTTCTCCTTTGCCACCCGCGAGGAGAATCCCAACTGTTTTCCCCATGTTCCTTCCTCAAGTACCCTTTGACCTCTTAACTATATAAGTAATTATTGCTTACTCCTCGAAAATTTTGTCTTCAAGAATATTAATGAGATTACTCCCATTGGATACGAAAGAGGTCCAACCTCTTTTTAAATCAACGGACGAGGCTTTCAGTGTAAAGCAAATTCTAAGCATTTTAAAGACACTAAATGCATTTTCCTCTCATATCTATTTTGTCTTTGATCTTTTTGCAAGTCTCTTTGAGTTTTTGGGCGTTTTCTTCTGGGATTCCGTCGTAGGTGAACTCCCATGTGCTCATTTCTATTCCAGCAGCATATTTTAGTTTATCTTTTTCTCTGAGAAGTGGATAAAACTCAATATGCAGATGATAGAAGGGGTACTCCCCTTTAAAGGGGGCTTGATATACACTCATCACGTATGGCATTTGCCTTTCAAAAAGAGAATTAAGGATGCCTGTAGTCACTCTTAGGATATCCGCTAAGTTGAGGGTTTCTCCTTGGGTTAGCTGAGTAAGCCATTGGACGTGCCTTTTTGGATAAATGTGTACTTCAAAAGGCCAGTTCGCAAAGAAAGGTAGGAAGAGAATAAAGTCATTATTTTCATAGATCAGCCGTTCTCCGTTTAATTCTTCATCTAATATCTTGCAGAATAGACATTTCTTAAATTGATTATAGTACCTTCTAGAATTCTCAATCTTTAATCGAACCTTCAATGGTATGAAAGGCAGAGCATACAATTGCCCATGGGGGTGGGCTAAACTCACGCCTATTTCTTCACCCTTATTTCGAAAAATTGATAGATATGCAATATGAGGGTTGTTTTTTAATTCTCCTGTGATCTGCCTCCACAGCTGGACAACTTTAGTCATTTGGTCTATGGAGAGTTCCTCCAAGTCTTTCAATTCATGCTCTGGGGTCTCCACTATAACACTGCATTGGCCAAGAGCGCGAGCTTTTTTATAAAACCCTTTACTTTCAGGTTTAGGAGTGTTGAAAGAAAGCATTGGGAAACGATTAGGAAGTGAGAGCACTTCCCACCCATAACCAGTCTCTTCACCACCTGGGCAGAAAGGACAAAAATCTTTTGGCCTCCAAGGCCGTTTTTCTCTCTCCGCAGATACCATGATCCACTGGCCGAGCAAGGGATTATAACGGAGTTCTCTCATCTTACCACCGTAAGACTAATTAGATTTGGAAGAGTATTAATTTTTTGGTGGAGTTAATGGGAATAAAATTTTTTGATGAGTTCATTTTTGGGACTGCTACCTCTTCCCATCAGATTGAGGGGAATAACAAATGGAACGATTGGTGGTATTATGAACAGATGGGGAAGCTTCCATATAAGTCCAACAAAGCTTGCAATCACTGGGAACTTTATAAAGAAGATATAGTACTGATGCATTCCCTTGGATATGATGGCTATCGATTTTCTATAGAGTGGAGTCGCATCTTTCCAGAGGAGGAGAAAATAAACGAAAATGCATTAGACAGATATCGGGAGATTATTGAGCTTCTACTTAAGAGTGGCATGACTCCAAATGTAACATTGCATCATTTTACTTCTCCCCACTGGTTTATGCGAAAAGGAGGATTTGCAAAAGAAGAAAACCTAAAATACTGGGGGCAATATGTTGAGACAGTTGTTGAGATTTTGAAGGGTGTTAAACTTGTTGCAACTTTTAATGAGCCAATGGTCTATGTTATGATGGGTTACTTGACCGCCTATTGGCCTCCTTTTGTGAAGAGTCCATTCAAAGCATTTAGAGTTGCTGCAAACCTTCTCAAGGCACATGCATTGGCGTATGAAATTCTTAGTAGCAGGCTTAAAGTTGGAATAGTAAAGAACATACCCATAATGCTCGCAGCAAGTGATACGGAAAGAGACAAAAAAGCGGCAGAAAAGGCCGATAATCTTTTTAATTGGAATTTCCTCGATGCAATATGGAGTGGTAAGTTTAAAGGTGTTTTTAGCACGTATACTGTCCCTGAGAGTGATGTTGATTTTGTAGGAGTGAACTATTACACAGCGAGTGAAGTGAAGTATAGCTGGAACCCTCTCAAGTTCTTTTTTGATGCAAGGTTGGCTGAGCTAAGTGAAAGGAAAACTCAGATGGGATGGAGTGTGTATCCAAGGGGAATACATGAAGCAATAGTTAAAGTTTCACGATATGAAAAACCGATATATGTTACCGAGAATGGCATAGCAACGCTGGACGATGAATGGAGGAAAGAATTTATTGTTCAGCATCTTCAATATGTACACAAGGCTATCGAGGAAGGTTACAATGTAAAAGGGTACTTTTACTGGTCTCTAATGGATAACTACGAGTGGAAAGAAGGGTTTAAGCCAAGATTTGGGCTGATAGAAGTTGATTATACAACCTTTAAACGAAAACCAAGGGAAAGTGCATACATGTATGGAGAAATATCGCAGAAAAAAGAGATAAGCGATGAGTTAATTCGAAAATATGGATTAAAAGCCCCTTGAGAGCTCCTCGGCTCTTTTCTTAAGTATTTCTTTTACAGCATCCCTATCTTTTGGGTAGCTTTTCTTTATCCACAGCCACACTGCTGCACACGGAATCCAGAAGAGACTTCCTATTAAGAGTGTATATTTGTAAGCTAGTGCATCGGAGTATCCTATCTCTCTTAAGGCCTCAATTAAAAATCCACCGAACAAGGGTCCTGTAGCTTTACCTACATTGTCAAGGATGTTAAAGAGACCAAATACTGTTCCTCTATCCTCGGGAAGATTAACTTGTGACACTATGGCCCTTACGTTTGGTCCCGCATATGAGACAAATTGGATTAAGAGGAATGAATATATTGCAAGTCCAACCCAGTGAATCAAGCTTAATTTGCTGGGGAGGGGATACAGAATTATGCCTATGGCAGCTATCATTCCAAAGAATATTGCAAGCCCGGTAATTACGGCCCGTCCACCCTTCTGCCGTGCTTCAAAGTAGTCGCCTGCAAATCCTCCTAAAAGGCTACCTATAACTGTTGAGACCCCAACCAGCAGAAGTACAAAAGTGGCGGTGCTTTTGTCCATACCTCTCGTAACTATAAAGAACGAGACAAGCCAGTACATTATAACTCCCCATGGGACGGTGCCTATTATTCCCTGGATGAATATGAGGATATTAGTCCTCGTTTTAAGGGATTTTTTGATGACTTCTTTATTCAGTCGGTACGTGTACTCATAACCCTTCTCCAAAACCTCCTTAAGTTCTTTTTCTCCTTCTCCTCGTTTGGGCTCTTCTGCTATTATATAAAATAGTGGTGCTAGAACAAAGTTTGGTACGGCTGCAATTATAAAAGGTGGTCTCCAGCTGGCTATAAGTCCCGCTACTATCATACCGAAGAGAGTACCGAATCCAAAGGCGGTTTCGATATATGCATATCCTCTTCCTCTCTTTTCTTCTTCAAACATGTCTGCTATTAAGGAGTACCCTATGGGAATTATAGAACCTATTCCGATACCAGTTAAAAATCGCATTGCTAGTAACTGATAGTAGTTTTGAACATAGGCGGTTAGAAAGCATGGAATCTCCCCGAGAAGTACTCCAATAACAAGGAGCTTTTTTCTCTGTCCTATGTCAGATAAGAAACCCCAAACTATTGTTATCAGGGCACTTGTAGCTACAAAAATTGTTGAAACAAGGCCCATTTGTGTTTCAGTAATTCCAAATTCTTCCATTATTTGTTGGTAATTTGGAGGCAGAAGATTCTGATCGGCCATCAAAAAAGCTGCCATCAGTACGAGCAATACAATTGAGATCTTCCTTCTAAGATTTCTCATCCTTACCCCTCCAAGACTCATAAATTGCTTTAAATGCATCTAGCCTTCTTTCGACAAGAGGTTCCCATCCTCTGGCATCACTGTTCTCCGCAAAGAATGCTAATTCTCCCTTTAATCCTGCAGAGAGCATATTTAATCGTGCATTGCCTTCATCTTTGGTCCATATGTCAAAACTCTTGTCTGGGGCCCAGCTGGAAGTTCTTAGGTAGACTCTTCTTCCACTGTGCTTAAGCTCCGAAGGTAGGCATATCCTACCATTGAGATGACCAAGGAGCATTAAGAGGTCATCAATATCCATTTTATAGCCTGCAATATCGCGATAGCCAAGAAATTCTATGTCTGTGCCATACAGAAGTATTTCATCTTTTTCCTTTATCCACGAGGCTGCTTTCTTTGGATTCATTAATGGGAACTTTCCGATTCCAAGCATTATGGTGGTATTTATGGCTACCCATACTGGAACTGCATAGATTTCTTTAACTGCTTCAAGAGTCACTTTACCACTAAAAGCTAATTTAACTGCTCTTTTCAGCTCCCGGAGACCAAGGAGATAATTGAGATATACAAACCCTTCTCCCCTTTGGGCTCGGATAAGGTGGGGATAAAGTGGTTTTATGGGCCTTATTGCAGAATTTAGATGGTTTGAGAATAATATTGCTTCACCATCTGCAAATAAATATTCATATTGATGGTCTTTTAGTATTGCAGGAATTATTGGATCATAGGCTAGCTCTGGAAGCCAGAAACCTTTTGGGCAAGTGTCTAGGAGTTCCTCCTTAACTTCTTTATCTTTCTGTACCTGTGCTTCAACTCGGTTAAGTGGAAGAAGAGGCAAAATTGCGTGGGTGTAACTGGTTCCGAGGATTTCAATCAAGCCAAGTTCAATTCCTTCTTTGATTAGAGAAATTATTTCACTGGGAAGAATTTCAAGAGTGTAACCAGTTATATTAAGACCAAAGGGGATTTCAGCTTTAATTAACTTTGAGATAACGGGAAAATATGCTTTCTCAATAACTGTTGGAATTTCATTTTTTGGAATCTCCGCATATTGTAAATTTCCATGGAAAACCAATGCTCTCACTTATTTCACCCCATCAGAAGGCTTTACGATGAAGTACTTTGCATTCCATGGGAACTTCTTTTTGTATTCTCTTAGGATAGCCTCTCCAAATTCTTTTGCTTTTTCCTCTTCAACTAGGGCTATAGCGGATCCTCCAAAACCTGCTCCAGTCAGTCTTGCACCATAGGCCCCGAGTTCAATGGCTTTATTTACAAAGAAATCCAGCTCTTTACAGCTTACACCGTAGTTTCTTGCAATATCTCTATGGGCCCGTGTGAGAATTTCACCTACTTCAATGATATCTCCTTTTCTCAAAGCTCGTCTAACCTGTATAACTCGTCTGTTTTCTCGTATAATGTATCCAAAGAAGCGACGATAGAATGAGGGGAGGTATGTTAGATCACTCTCATTAACTTCTTTGGAAGTTCTCTTACCTAAAATCCGCAAAACTTCCTCTGTAACTTGTCTTCTTTCTGCATAGGCAGAAGATGCTAGTTCTCTTTTGATACCGGTGTAAAACACCACAACACTAACATCTTTCGGGAATGGAATGTACTCGTACTCTAAAGTGTCAGTGTCTAGAAAAATCACATGGTTCTTTTTGCCAAAAGCAATTGCGAATTGGTCTAGTATTCCGCATGGGACTCCAACAAACTTGTTTTCTGCCTCTTGAGCCATTAATGCCATATCCCGCAGGGAGAGATGTAGATCATATGCTCTGTTTAAAAATGCCAGTGTTGCTAATTCAAAACTTGCAGAAGAACTTAAGCCAGCTCCAAGAGGCAAATCTCCATAAACTCGCCCTTTAATACCTCGAATTTCGTATTTTTTCTTCAGTAGTACCCAGTAGATTGCTTTGATGTAATCTATCCAAGAATTTTCTTTTTTAAGCTCATTAAGTGTAAAAGAGCGCCATTCTCTAAAATAATCCGAGTAAATGTTCACATTTTCGTCTCTTTCTCCTTCAAGGACAGTGTAGAGATTAACTGCCATAGGCATTACGTAACCAAGCGTATAATCGGTATGTTCTCCTATTAGATTAACCCTTCCTGGGGATTGTACCCTCAACATGGTTATCTTAAAGATTTGGTGATTCATCTATAAATCTCTTTCTCCGAAGGTTTTTAATGAGGATAGAACGTACTATCAAGGGGGATCGTTGTGGAGCGTGAGATAATAGAACTCTTCATGAGACACCTTAAACTTCAGGGAGATCTACCTTTAGGAGACGATGCTGGTGCGATAAAATGGGAAAGCGGATGGTTAGTTGTCACAAATGACATGTTGGTAAAAGCTACGGATGTTCCGGATATAATGACACCTGAACAGGTAGGATTTAAGGTCTTCACAATGAATGTTAGTGATGTTGCAGCTATGGGTGCAACACCAATAGGATTTCTGTTTTCCATTGGAGTCCCAAAAGATTTTGAGATGGAGTACTTGGAAGGGATTTCAAAGGGAATTGCTAGGGCATCTGAGTTTTATAGAACGCCAATAATAAGTGCTGATACAAATGAAGCCTGTGATCTGATAATTGATGGAATAGCTCTTGGAAAGACTAAGAGATTACTTACGAGAAGTAGTGCAAAAATTGGGGACTTGGTCTGTGTTACTGGAGATATCGGGAGACCTCTGGCTGGGCTTAAAGTATATTTTGAGAACCTTGAAGTAGGAGAGAGGACAAGAAAAGTGCTTTACGAGAAGCTTTTGGGGCCAACAGCGAGAGTTAGAGAGGGAGTTGTTTTAGGGAGGTATGCAAACTCCGCTATAGACATAAGCGATGGCATGAGTAAGGAATTGCACTTGATAGCAGATATGAGCGGCGTTAAAATTTTAGTTGATTCAGAAAAACTGCCCATAAGGGAAGAGGTATTTGAAGCCGCTGAGCTCTTGGGTCTAGACCCAATTGAGATTGCCTTAGCGTCTGGAGAAGAGTTTGAGCTCATCTTTACAATTCCTGAGGAGCACTTGGATAAGCTTGACTTTGATTTCACTGTGATTGGGAAGGTCGAAAAAGGAGATGGGGTTTATTTAAGGAGAGATGGGAAAATCAAAAAGATGCCGATTCTAGGATGGGAGCATCTAACGAAACCCTAATAACTTTCTTGCCAAATTCTTTTTGATGCCCTATGAAAAGAATAAAGTTCAAAGTTCCACTCCACCAGGAAATGTTTGAGATGTTTAAAGAATTTCTTAAGGCTATAGAGTGGGGTTATGGAGATACCTACTTTATACTTGACGATGAGGTCGTTAAAATAACAGAAGTAAAGTTCAAAGAAGGGGTTAACCCGGAAGAGATTATTGGAAGCCTTAAAAAACTTCCTTATATGAAAGAGCTTAAATTGCTCCCAAAAAATGATCATCATATAATTTACAGCAGGATTGACGTGAAGAGCACTCCCTTCCCAACGGAGCAAGCTGATAAAATTCTTGACCTTCAAAGGAAAGGGCTTGTGGTATTTGAAAAGGGAACTTTTGATGGGAATTCAATTATCCTCTATGTTATCTGTGAAGATCCTCTTTTAAGTGAAGTTATTTCTACAGTCAGGGAAGTTTATAATGGGAGTATCCTAAGCATCGAAGATTATGTCCCTGAAGATAACCCTCTCTTAAAACTAAGCAAACGACAGCGAGAGATTTTATTATTGGCATATAAGAGCGGTTACTTTGACAATCCCCGTAAGGTAACGCTCAAAGATTTGGCTGAGATGCTTGGTTTAAGTGTATCAACAGTCAAGGAGCATTTAAGGAAGGCGCAGAAGAAGATTTTGGGAGAGATTATTGGAGAGCCCACATAGATCCTGCATTTACCTCCTGAAACGTTTCGCTCTCAGGAGAGGAGGATTAGTTTTGATCTTCTAGACTAACGGATATTAAAATTTTATAGAGCTTTGCAATTGTATTTCTACTAGATATTTCGTTTATTTTTTCTTCTCTTTGATATTTGAGTCGAAGTGTTCTAAGAAACTCTTCAGGAGTCACAGTATAGATTCTATTTTTCTCAAGTTCTTTGTTTTGGTAGTCTTTTAGATTCCATGTGAGAAGAATCACATGTTCATAAGATTCTCTAATGGCAAGAGCACATGCAACAAATACTGCATCATCTTTATCATTTGTGTATCTCTGGGCCTGAGAAATGTGTTTTTTCAGTTTATCGAGGCTTATTGGTGTCATCGGTTCGAGAATTGCTTTTAGAGCAATCATTATTTCTTTAGCACTCAGGCTTGTCTTTGCGGTGATTTCTCTGATATGTTTTATAATCTCTTCTCTTAATCCAGAAGGATAAAAGAACGGGAATATCTCTGGAAATATGGCAACAACATAACGATTTAGACCTTGCTCCCTCACAAGAGCTGCAAAAATAACATTAGAACCAACTACTACTGCAATTTTGTCCATAATCCTCTGCCCACCTGCTTTCCGAGTTTTAGGGCTTCATCCATTTCCATTTTGGAATTCATTGCTACGGCCTCAAGGATTAGTAATCTTTGGAGTGAACGTATTAACTTCTCCTCAGAGACGCCTCTTTCATGTGCTATTTCTCCTATCTCTGCAGGTATAGGAACTTCGATGGCACTAAGTTTTTTAACTTTAGCATTTTCTTTCATGGTATCTCCCACTTCTCTGTAAGTCTGGAAAGCTATTAATCTTTTCGGTTATGCGTATCGCCCGCATATGTGCGGCATCAGTTATAAGTACATCAAAAGCTTATTTCTACTTGGGTGAAGTTATGGCTGTTATTGAGGTTAAAAATGTCAAAAAGTATTATGGCGATGTCAGAGGTGTAGAGAATCTAAGCTTTGAAGTTGAGGAAGGGGAAATCTACGGGTTTTTAGGCCCTAACGCCGCTGGAAAAACTACAACAGTCAAAATCTTGGTGAAAATTATCAAAGATTACAGTGGAAATGTTAAAGTTTTTGGAAAAGACTTAAGAGAGTGGGGCAAAGACTACTACCAGAAGATAGGTGTTTCCTTTGAGTTTCCCGCAGTTTATTCAAAGCTCACTGCACTAGAAAACCTTGAATTTTTTGCATCCTTTTACAAGAAGCACCTTGACCCTGTGGATGTCCTTAAGATGGTAGGTCTAGATAAGGAAGCAGATCAACTTGTTTCGGGCTTTTCAAAGGGTATGAAGAAAAAACTCGATCTTGCGAGGGCATTGCTCCCGGATCCAGAAATACTATTTCTTGATGAACCCCTCGAAGGCCTCGATCCGAGCAGTGCAAGAAAAATTAAGGATTTGCTCCTTGAAATGCGTGAGAATGGAAAGACGATCTTCCTCACGACGCACAATATGTATGTTGCAGATGAGCTGTGTGA
Protein-coding regions in this window:
- a CDS encoding galactokinase, translating into MLRVQSPGRVNLIGEHTDYTLGYVMPMAVNLYTVLEGERDENVNIYSDYFREWRSFTLNELKKENSWIDYIKAIYWVLLKKKYEIRGIKGRVYGDLPLGAGLSSSASFELATLAFLNRAYDLHLSLRDMALMAQEAENKFVGVPCGILDQFAIAFGKKNHVIFLDTDTLEYEYIPFPKDVSVVVFYTGIKRELASSAYAERRQVTEEVLRILGKRTSKEVNESDLTYLPSFYRRFFGYIIRENRRVIQVRRALRKGDIIEVGEILTRAHRDIARNYGVSCKELDFFVNKAIELGAYGARLTGAGFGGSAIALVEEEKAKEFGEAILREYKKKFPWNAKYFIVKPSDGVK
- a CDS encoding glycoside hydrolase family 1 protein, whose amino-acid sequence is MGIKFFDEFIFGTATSSHQIEGNNKWNDWWYYEQMGKLPYKSNKACNHWELYKEDIVLMHSLGYDGYRFSIEWSRIFPEEEKINENALDRYREIIELLLKSGMTPNVTLHHFTSPHWFMRKGGFAKEENLKYWGQYVETVVEILKGVKLVATFNEPMVYVMMGYLTAYWPPFVKSPFKAFRVAANLLKAHALAYEILSSRLKVGIVKNIPIMLAASDTERDKKAAEKADNLFNWNFLDAIWSGKFKGVFSTYTVPESDVDFVGVNYYTASEVKYSWNPLKFFFDARLAELSERKTQMGWSVYPRGIHEAIVKVSRYEKPIYVTENGIATLDDEWRKEFIVQHLQYVHKAIEEGYNVKGYFYWSLMDNYEWKEGFKPRFGLIEVDYTTFKRKPRESAYMYGEISQKKEISDELIRKYGLKAP
- a CDS encoding thiamine-phosphate kinase, whose protein sequence is MEREIIELFMRHLKLQGDLPLGDDAGAIKWESGWLVVTNDMLVKATDVPDIMTPEQVGFKVFTMNVSDVAAMGATPIGFLFSIGVPKDFEMEYLEGISKGIARASEFYRTPIISADTNEACDLIIDGIALGKTKRLLTRSSAKIGDLVCVTGDIGRPLAGLKVYFENLEVGERTRKVLYEKLLGPTARVREGVVLGRYANSAIDISDGMSKELHLIADMSGVKILVDSEKLPIREEVFEAAELLGLDPIEIALASGEEFELIFTIPEEHLDKLDFDFTVIGKVEKGDGVYLRRDGKIKKMPILGWEHLTKP
- a CDS encoding helix-turn-helix domain-containing protein encodes the protein MKRIKFKVPLHQEMFEMFKEFLKAIEWGYGDTYFILDDEVVKITEVKFKEGVNPEEIIGSLKKLPYMKELKLLPKNDHHIIYSRIDVKSTPFPTEQADKILDLQRKGLVVFEKGTFDGNSIILYVICEDPLLSEVISTVREVYNGSILSIEDYVPEDNPLLKLSKRQREILLLAYKSGYFDNPRKVTLKDLAEMLGLSVSTVKEHLRKAQKKILGEIIGEPT
- a CDS encoding MFS transporter codes for the protein MRNLRRKISIVLLVLMAAFLMADQNLLPPNYQQIMEEFGITETQMGLVSTIFVATSALITIVWGFLSDIGQRKKLLVIGVLLGEIPCFLTAYVQNYYQLLAMRFLTGIGIGSIIPIGYSLIADMFEEEKRGRGYAYIETAFGFGTLFGMIVAGLIASWRPPFIIAAVPNFVLAPLFYIIAEEPKRGEGEKELKEVLEKGYEYTYRLNKEVIKKSLKTRTNILIFIQGIIGTVPWGVIMYWLVSFFIVTRGMDKSTATFVLLLVGVSTVIGSLLGGFAGDYFEARQKGGRAVITGLAIFFGMIAAIGIILYPLPSKLSLIHWVGLAIYSFLLIQFVSYAGPNVRAIVSQVNLPEDRGTVFGLFNILDNVGKATGPLFGGFLIEALREIGYSDALAYKYTLLIGSLFWIPCAAVWLWIKKSYPKDRDAVKEILKKRAEELSRGF
- a CDS encoding hydrolase; translated protein: MRALVFHGNLQYAEIPKNEIPTVIEKAYFPVISKLIKAEIPFGLNITGYTLEILPSEIISLIKEGIELGLIEILGTSYTHAILPLLPLNRVEAQVQKDKEVKEELLDTCPKGFWLPELAYDPIIPAILKDHQYEYLFADGEAILFSNHLNSAIRPIKPLYPHLIRAQRGEGFVYLNYLLGLRELKRAVKLAFSGKVTLEAVKEIYAVPVWVAINTTIMLGIGKFPLMNPKKAASWIKEKDEILLYGTDIEFLGYRDIAGYKMDIDDLLMLLGHLNGRICLPSELKHSGRRVYLRTSSWAPDKSFDIWTKDEGNARLNMLSAGLKGELAFFAENSDARGWEPLVERRLDAFKAIYESWRGKDEKS